One Solanum lycopersicum chromosome 2, SLM_r2.1 genomic region harbors:
- the LOC101251142 gene encoding B-box zinc finger protein 19-like: MRTLCDVCESAAAILFCAADEAALCRACDEKVHMCNKLASRHVRVGIAKPNEVPRCDICENSPAFFYCEVDGSSLCLQCDMMVHVGGKRTHSRYLLLRQKVEFPGDKSGSTEELARKTLDTGENKKDHSHSPNPMIKDNQQNHRVSPILISDGSADGHGKKDKMIDLNVKPSRFHGQASNQD, translated from the exons atgcggacacTTTGTGATGTTTGTGAAAGTGCTGCAGCCATTCTTTTCTGTGCTGCAGATGAGGCTGCCCTTTGCCGTGCCTGTGATGAAAAG GTTCATATGTGTAACAAGCTTGCTAGTAGGCATGTGAGGGTTGGAATTGCTAAGCCCAACGAGGTTCCTCGTTGTGACATATGTGAAAATTCACCTG CATTCTTTTACTGTGAAGTTGATGGAAGTTCTCTTTGTCTGCAATGTGACATGATGGTACACGTTGGCGGTAAACGAACACACAGTAGATATCTCCTGTTGAGGCAGAAAGTTGAG TTTCCAGGAGACAAGTCGGGGTCTACAGAGGAATTAGCCAGGAAGACATTAGATACCGGTGAAAATAAGAAGGATCATAGTCACTCACCAAACCCAATGATTAAAGACAATCAACAAAATCACAGGGTGTCTCCTATTTTGATTTCAGATGGGAGTGCAGATGGGCATGGCAAGAAGGACAAAATGATCGACTTGAATGTAAAGCCAAGTCGTTTTCATGGTCAGGCATCTAATCAG GATTAA
- the LOC101250562 gene encoding putative disease resistance protein RGA3 produces MDEDFRAGFASYTFSILFANFTEFAIDEVSKILNVSTELRKLDRMFLKLQGMVYRMECSRAYLWDSTHYKSSIAWVEEANGLIYHISDILEDISLNLGLREGEKLVNGNLLIDKFLLLIPRKISGIVEDLEDLIKEMGTDFLVDLVKQVPKVVATKQCCGFAGLSNPTHTIGRESQIEKVVEILTQNDVPLCITGMAGIGKTVFTHCLCENKEVKKAFPLLLWVSVSAEFELVRILRAAIESVSKESCYLTDLNVLRYTLQELLLSGDNFLVVLDDLCVEDLEDWNLLYAAFKVESKSSRLVFTTRNSKVASFIGAKMFCLQPLSDEDCWKIIKQRPFINNKMHNLDVIGLEIAKKCKGVPLVAKTIGDILHCLPVNEWDSLVKGNLWDLPQIENHVFPIFLLSYCCLPQHIKKCFSYCCLFPPEYVYKMKDIVLLWMAEGLIHPIDGRRIEDIGREYFEELVWGSLFNSGNEYFHDFDGSYTMHEFNHHVAASVSSSICQRIKDNQSSYSFDRVRHLSICHGNTQSNGLHSFSKCHNLRTFTLLCATNIGPNVPTFFKNFKVIRVLNLKCGGITEIPEIVGNLKHLRYLDLSSNNISTLPSSLCELSLLQVLILENCTSLMCLPDKFSRLTNLRHLFFDVKHQIHQMPVNFRFLKELQTLNAFVVEAENGHTIEELEDLNSLTGSFSLIGLENILNGQSAATANLNKKQGIIELELQWRSHHERNIEYEILTGLQPHKNLERLVISDYRGTTFPSWLCYRPHYMLRSIYLRNCECCKVLPPLGKLQFLESLTIENMTLLVVVFPSLVDLGVFPSLKSLVFSTMPQLIGWGSGEYDMPQLTDLKFYTCPKLKVLPKLSRLSSLKCLEIEKCEGLDRLPSSSTSMESFIIRDSPALSDSCQVGGKNWSTLKTIPFVQIDQLVMPTTPQQI; encoded by the coding sequence ATGGATGAGGATTTTCGAGCTGGTTTTGCATCATATACGTTCTCCATTCTATTTGCGAATTTTACAGAGTTTGCTATCGATGAAGTAAGCAAAATTTTAAATGTTAGTACTGAGCTACGGAAACTAGACAGGATGTTCCTTAAACTTCAAGGAATGGTTTATAGAATGGAGTGTAGTCGTGCATATTtatgggacagcacacactataaGTCATCGATTGCATGGGTAGAAGAAGCCAATGGACTGATCTATCATATCAGTGATATCCTTGAGGATATTTCATTGAACTTAGGTCTCCGGGAAGGAGAAAAGCTGGTAAATGGAAACCTGTTGATAGATAAGTTCTTGTTACTAATACCACGTAAAATTAGTGGTATTGTAGAAGACTTAGAAGATCTGATAAAGGAAATGGGAACAGATTTTCTTGTTGACTTGGTGAAACAAGTTCCTAAAGTGGTTGCTACGAAGCAATGTTGCGGATTTGCTGGTTTATCAAATCCAACTCACACGATTGGGAGAGAATCACAAATTGAGAAAGTTGTCGAAATATTGACCCAAAACGATGTACCTCTTTGTATCACTGGAATGGCTGGCATAGGTAAGACAGTTTTTACCCACTGTCTTTGCGAAAACAAGGAAGTGAAAAAGGCATTCCCATTGCTTTTATGGGTTTCTGTTTCTGCAGAGTTTGAATTGGTCAGAATTTTGAGAGCAGCCATTGAGTCTGTCTCGAAAGAAAGCTGTTATTTGACGGATCTGAATGTATTAAGGTACACTTTACAAGAATTATTACTCTCGGGAGATAACTTTTTAGTGGTACTAGATGATTTGTGCGTTGAAGATCTGGAAGATTGGAACTTACTGTATGCAGCTTTTAAGGTTGAATCAAAATCAAGTAGATTGGTATTTACTACCCGAAATTCAAAAGTGGCATCTTTTATTGGTGCCAAGATGTTTTGTCTTCAACCTCTCTCAGACGAGGACTGTTGGAAGATCATCAAACAAAGGCCTTTCATTAACAATAAAATGCAcaatttagatgtaataggacTTGAAATAGCCAAAAAATGTAAAGGTGTACCTTTGGTGGCAAAAACAATCGGAGACATACTTCACTGTTTACCTGTTAATGAATGGGATTCTTTGGTTAAGGGTAACCTGTGGGACTTGCCCCAGATTGAGAACCATGTATTCCCTATTTTTCTGCTTAGCTATTGCTGTCTGCCACAACACATAAAGAAGTGTTTCTCTTATTGCTGTTTATTCCCACCAGAATACGTCTATAAAATGAAGGATATTGTTCTGCTGTGGATGGCCGAAGGCCTGATTCATCCGATAGACGGAAGAAGAATCGAGGATATTGGTCGAGAATATTTTGAAGAACTTGTATGGGGGTCTCTTTTCAACTCTGGAAATGAATATTTTCATGACTTTGATGGATCTTATACCATGCATGAGTTCAATCATCATGTAGCTGCTTCTGTCTCTTCGAGTATATGTCAGCGTATAAAAGACAACCAGtcttcttactcttttgatAGGGTTCGACACTTGTCAATTTGTCATGGCAATACTCAGTCCAATGGCCTACATAGTTTCTCCAAATGTCACAATTTGCGGACGTTCACGTTGTTATGTGCAACTAACATAGGTCCAAATGTCCCTACATTCTTTAAGAACTTCAAAGTTATAAGGGTTTTGAACTTAAAGTGCGGGGGCATCACAGAAATACCAGAAATTGTTGGCAATCTTAAGCACTTGCGGTACTTGGACCTTTCCAGTAATAACATCAGTACTTTACCATCATCACTGTGTGAGCTTTCGTTATTACAAGTGCTAATTTTGGAGAATTGCACATCATTGATGTGTTTGCCGGACAAGTTTAGTAGGCTAACGAATCTTCGGCATCTTTTCTTTGATGTAAAacatcaaattcatcaaatgccAGTAAATTTCAGATTCTTGAAGGAATTACAAACATTGAATGCTTTCGTTGTGGAAGCGGAGAATGGTCATACCATTGAAGAATTAGAGGATTTGAATTCTCTGACGGGatcattttctttaattggATTAGAAAACATTCTAAATGGACAATCAGCTGCAACTGCAAACTTAAACAAAAAGCAAGGTATTATAGAGCTTGAGCTGCAATGGAGGAGTCATCACGAGAGAAATATCGAATATGAGATTTTGACGGGTCTTCAACCTCATAAAAACTTAGAAAGGTTGGTCATCAGTGATTACCGTGGTACCACGTTTCCATCATGGCTCTGCTATAGACCTCACTACATGCTTAGATCTATTTACTTGCGTAACTGTGAATGTTGCAAAGTTCTCCCACCTCTGGGAAAACTTCAATTCCTTGAAAGCCTTACTATTGAAAATATGACGTTATTGGTAGTAGTCTTCCCTTCTTTAGTTGATCTTGGCGTGTTTCCGTCACTCAAGTCATTAGTTTTTTCTACAATGCCTCAATTGATTGGTTGGGGTTCTGGTGAATATGACATGCCTCAACTTACTGATCTGAAGTTCTACACTTGCCCGAAACTAAAGGTTTTGCCCAAACTTTCCCGGCTCAGTTCTCTCAAATGCCTAGAAATTGAAAAATGCGAAGGACTTGATCGGTTGCCATCTAGTTCAACTTCTATGGAAAGTTTCATCATCCGGGATAGTCCAGCCCTCAGTGACAGTTGCCAGGTAGGTGGCAAAAACTGGAGTACATTGAAAACAATACCATTTGTACAGATTGATCAATTGGTAATGCCCACGACGCCACAACAAATCTGA
- the LOC101251736 gene encoding uncharacterized protein gives MSRIFSVGKTKGLGQSLCRNPTTIRSEQARKLELIGDGVCSLRCRFYGQYVSTRGYDSSVARRMRNTFYKSYSLTSPGTTVRNHAEVAWKKLSRIYFDEGQTFNQLSRFAQALSLALSRSYVILPSFLALAYGRNIALAQASPDLEYGLPMTSFYRHAENGHFLVTSVLHFIFEGFVLLLRAFYLGILFSPSIVMAPFADAFGPSFRKLWLQVVRSTLERAGPAFIKWGQWAATRPDLFSKDLCTELSKLHTKAPQHSFAYTKKTIKKAFGREISEIFDEFEEKPLASGSIAQVHRASLLYPYHGRKIKPIVVAVKVRHPGVGESIRRDFEIINLVAKISKCIPKLKWLRLDESVQQFAVFMMSQVDLAREAAHLSRFIYNFRRWKDVSFPKPVYPLVHPAVLVETFEQGECVSYYVDELEGHERLKSALAHIGTHALLKMLLVDNFIHADMHPGNILVRVTQSKSSRKRIFKSKPHVVFLDVGMTAELTNNDRIILLEFFKAIARRDGQTVAECTLQLSKKQNCPNPEAFIKEVKESFDFWGTPEGDLVHPADCIEQLLEKVRHHRVNIDGNVCTVMVTTLVLEGWQRKLDPDYDVMHTLQTLVLKSDWAESLTYTIEGLMAP, from the exons ATGTCAAG AATCTTTTCAGTTGGTAAAACTAAAGGACTTGGACAATCCTTGTGCCGAAACCCGACTACTATTCGCTCAGAACAAGCGAGAAAATTAGAACTTATTGGGGATGGTGTATGTTCTCTTAGATGTAGATTTTATGGGCAATATGTATCTACTAGGGGATATGATTCATCTGTAGCACGTAGAATGCGTAATACTTTCTATAAGAGCTATTCATTGACTTCACCGGGGACAACTGTAAGAAATCATGCAGAAGTTGCTTGGAAGAAGTTATCACGTATATATTTCGATGAGGGGCAAACTTTTAATCAATTAAGTCGATTTGCACAAGcacttagcttagcactgagcAGATCTTATGTGATTCTCCCTAGTTTTCTTGCCTTAGCGTATGGAAGAAATATAGCACTGGCACAAGCATCACCAGACTTGGAGTATGGCCTCCCAATGACTAGCTTCTACAGGCATgctgaaaatggacattttttGGTGACCTCAGTGCTGCATTTCATATTTGAAGGTTTTGTTCTGCTGTTGAGAGCCTTTTATTTGGGGATACTCTTTTCTCCTAGCATTGTAATGGCCCCATTTGCTGATGCATTTGGGCCTTCTTTCAGGAAACTGTGGCTTCAGGTAGTCCGTAGCACACTCGAAAGAGCAGGTCCTGCATTTATCAAATGGGGCCAGTGGGCAGCTACACGGCCTGATCTTTTCTCTAAAGATTTGTGTACTGAGCTATCAAAGCTTCACACCAAAGCTCCTCAACATAGCTTCGCTTACACGAAAAAGACAATCAAAAAAGCATTTGGTCGAGAGATTTCTGAAATATTTGATGAGTTTGAGGAGAAACCTCTGGCATCTGGAAGTATTGCTCAAGTGCATAGGGCTTCCTTATTGTATCCATACCATGGTCGAAAGATCAAGCCTATAGTGGTGGCTGTGAAAGTTAGGCATCCTGGAGTAGGTGAATCAATAAGACGAGATTTTGAGATTATTAATCTAGTCGCTAAGATATCAAAGTGCATTCCTAAACTTAAGTGGTTAAGGTTGGATGAAAGCGTCCAGCAATTTGCTGTTTTTATGATGTCTCAGGTTGATCTTGCTAGGGAGGCTGCACATTTAAGCCGCTTCATCTATAATTTCCGCAGATGGAAGGATGTCTCTTTTCCAAAGCCTGTCTATCCCCTAGTGCATCCTGCTGTATTGGTGGagacttttgaacaaggggaATGTGTTTCATATTATGTTGATGAGCTTGAAGGCCATGAAAGACTTAAAAGTGCACTTGCTCATATTGGGACACATGCTCTACTAAAGATGCTTTTG GTGGATAACTTTATTCATGCTGACATGCATCCTGGAAATATCCTTGTTCGGGTAACCCAAAGCAAGTCATCTCGGAAACGAATCTTCAAATCAAAGCCTCATGTTGTTTTCCTTGATGTAGGCATGACCGCTGAACTTACTAACAATGATCGGATAATATTATTGGAGTTCTTTAAGGCAATTGCTCGTCGAGATGGTCAAACTGTAGCAGAGTGCACTCTGCAATTGTCAAAGAAACAGAATTGCCCTAATCCAGAAGCCTTCATTAAG GAAGTGAAGGAGTCATTTGATTTTTGGGGAACTCCAGAAGGTGATTTGGTCCACCCTGCTGATTGCATTGAGCAACTCCTTGAGAAAGTTCGGCATCACAGAGTGAACATCGATGGTAACGTCTGCACTGTTATGGTGACAACTTTAGTCCTCGAG GGCTGGCAAAGGAAGCTTGATCCTGATTATGATGTTATGCACACCCTGCAGACACTGGTGCTCAAATCTGATTGGGCAGAATCTCTAACTTACACTATTGAAGGACTCATGGCCCCATGA
- the FBA3 gene encoding fructose-bisphosphate aldolase — protein MASASLLKTSPVLDKTEFVKGQSLRLPSVSVRCQPSALTVRASSYADELVKTAKTIASPGRGILAMDESNATCGKRLASIGMENTEANRQAFRTLLVSVPGLGEYISGAILFEETLYQSTVEGKKMVDVLVEQNIVPGIKVDKGLVPLAGSNNESWCQGLDGLASRSAAYYQQGARFAKWRTVVSIPNGPSALAVKEAAWGLARYAAISQDNGLVPIVEPEILLDGEHNIDRTFEVAKQVWAEVFFYLAQNNVMFEGILLKPSMVTPGAECKDRATPQQVADYTLSLLRQRIPPAVPGIMFLSGGQSEVEATLNLNAMNQSPNPWHVSFSYARALQNTCLKTWSGRPENVKAAQDALLVRAKANSLAQLGKYTGEGESDEAKKGMFVKGYVY, from the exons ATGGCATCAGCATCTCTCCTCAAGACATCTCCGGTCCTTGACAAAACTGAGTTTGTAAAAGGCCAATCCCTACGCCTTCCATCCGTCTCCGTCCGCTGTCAACCATCTGCACTCACTGTTCGTGCTAGCTCCTATGCTGATGAGCTCGTCAAAACCGCG AAAACTATTGCATCCCCTGGTCGTGGAATTTTGGCCATGGATGAGTCCAATGCTACCTGTGGGAAGCGTTTAGCTTCAATCGGAATGGAGAACACTGAGGCTAACCGCCAGGCGTTCAGGACCCTGCTAGTTTCAGTTCCTGGACTAGGGGAGTACATCTCTGGTGCAATCCTCTTTGAGGAGACACTTTATCAATCAACCGTCGAGGGAAAGAAAATGGTTGATGTGCTTGTTGAGCAGAACATTGTTCCTGGTATTAAGGTTGACAAG GGTCTTGTTCCTTTGGCTGGCTCAAACAATGAATCATGGTGCCAAGGTCTTGATGGCCTTGCCTCTCGCTCTGCTGCTTACTACCAACAAGGCGCCCGGTTTGCCAAATG GCGTACTGTTGTGAGCATCCCTAATGGTCCTTCAGCACTTGCAGTGAAGGAAGCAGCCTGGGGTCTTGCTCGCTACGCTGCTATTTCTCAG GACAATGGGTTGGTACCCATCGTTGAGCCAGAGATCTTACTTGATGGTGAACACAACATTGATAGGACCTTTGAAGTCGCCAAGCAGGTGTGGGCTGAAGTTTTCTTCTACCTTGCCCAGAACAATGTCATGTTTGAAGGTATCTTGTTGAAGCCCAGCATGGTCACCCCTGGAGCTGAGTGCAAGGACAGGGCCACCCCACAGCAAGTTGCTGACTACACCCTCAGTCTCCTCCGCCAAAGAATCCCTCCTGCCGTCCCAGGAATCATG TTTTTGTCTGGTGGACAATCTGAAGTTGAGGCAACTCTTAACTTGAACGCCATGAACCAAAGTCCCAACCCATGGCACGTGTCGTTCTCATACGCCAGAGCCCTTCAGAACACATGCCTCAAGACTTGGAGTGGAAGGCCAGAAAATGTGAAGGCAGCTCAGGATGCCTTGCTTGTTAGAGCAAAGGCCAACTCTCTTGCCCAGCTAGGGAAATACACCGGTGAAGGTGAGTCCGATGAGGCCAAGAAGGGAATGTTCGTGAAGGGATACGTCTATTAA
- the LOC101251435 gene encoding glyoxylase I 4 — translation MIEEIEEVSSCEALPLLSLNHVSLLVRNVWNSVRFYEDVLGFCLVKRPSSFNFHGAWLYNYGVGIHLLENKGMEDYDEPRPINPKDNHISFQSSDVVVVKRRLEEMGMRYATALVEEEGIKVNQVFFHDPDGYMIEVCNCDNLPVLPISSSCSVKPHSYYNKMIATNHGCGFMENEMLENLSMNMLNFSF, via the exons ATGATAGAGGAGATTGAGGAAGTGAGCAGTTGCGAAGCACTGCCTCTTCTTTCACTAAATCATGTGTCCTTGTTAGTGAGAAATGTCTGGAATTCTGTCCGCTTCTATGAAGATGTCTTGGGTTTTTGCCTTGTGAAACGCCCTTCTTCTTTCAACTTCCATGGAGCCtg GTTGTACAACTATGGAGTGGGGATTCACTTGCTTGAGAACAAAGGTATGGAGGATTACGATGAACCTCGACCCATTAATCCCAAGGATAACCACATTTCCTTCCAG AGTAGTGATGTTGTGGTGGTGAAGAGGAGGTTGGAGGAAATGGGAATGCGATACGCAACTGCACTTGTGGAGGAAGAAGGAATAAAGGTGAATCAAGTGTTTTTCCATGATCCTGATGGCTATATGATTGAAGTTTGCAACTGTGACAATCTTCCAGTTCTGCCCATCTCTTCAAGCTGCTCAGTCAAGCCCCACAGCTATTATAACAAAATGATTGCTACAAATCATGGATGTGGTTTCATGGAGAATGAGATGCTGGAGAACTTAAGCATGAACATGCTCAACTTTTCCTTCTAa